In the Alteromonas sp. M12 genome, one interval contains:
- a CDS encoding MerC domain-containing protein, translating to MATSENKSVMDRVGIWTSSICALHCLLLPILIPLVPFVSASFFAQDWFEKTILTLSMIVGFWALLFGFYRYHRQLYPIYSLLLGGLIYWNKDMFGEAYEPFTIGLGALLIVAAHVANIRLCKSCDTCHDCESSQQPNQ from the coding sequence ATGGCAACATCTGAAAATAAATCAGTAATGGATAGAGTAGGGATCTGGACGTCCAGTATCTGTGCTTTGCATTGTTTGCTGTTGCCTATTCTCATTCCGCTTGTGCCCTTTGTCAGCGCGAGCTTTTTTGCTCAAGATTGGTTTGAAAAAACGATTCTGACCTTATCGATGATAGTAGGTTTCTGGGCCCTTCTTTTCGGGTTCTATCGATACCACAGACAATTATATCCAATATACAGCTTGCTCTTAGGTGGCTTAATTTATTGGAACAAAGATATGTTTGGTGAGGCTTATGAACCATTTACTATTGGTTTGGGAGCGCTACTGATCGTTGCAGCACATGTTGCCAATATTCGTTTGTGCAAAAGCTGCGATACTTGTCACGATTGTGAGTCTAGTCAACAGCCGAATCAGTAA
- a CDS encoding DMT family transporter translates to MHPVKRSLWSLHLTVILLGATALMSKIIPLSATDITFGRSLVACIVLALLVKLSGASLRLNNIKDYWVALALGLLMSAHWVTYFAAMQYSSVSVGMIALFTFPVIAVLLEPFFEGIRLVWQDVVSAIVVFIGIFLIVPEISLKNDVTLGILIGMLSAVLYALRNLCHRKYFSHYSGSHAMAYQTLVILISLLFFVSDDFFTASSETYMWLVVLGIFLTALPHALIATSLKHLRVKTFALVACMQPFYGVILAIIVLDEKPNWQTFLGGTLVISAAIYETVNAQKLHRK, encoded by the coding sequence ATGCATCCAGTAAAACGAAGCCTATGGTCTTTGCACCTAACCGTAATATTGTTAGGTGCCACGGCATTAATGTCTAAAATTATTCCTCTGTCCGCTACCGATATTACATTTGGGCGTTCATTGGTTGCTTGTATCGTGTTGGCATTGTTAGTCAAGCTCTCAGGGGCTAGCTTGCGCCTTAATAATATTAAGGATTATTGGGTTGCCTTAGCCCTTGGTTTGTTGATGTCAGCGCATTGGGTAACGTATTTTGCAGCCATGCAGTACTCGTCAGTGTCAGTTGGTATGATTGCACTTTTCACCTTCCCCGTTATCGCGGTTTTGTTAGAGCCGTTCTTTGAAGGAATTCGTTTAGTTTGGCAGGACGTTGTCAGCGCAATCGTGGTATTTATTGGTATTTTCCTGATCGTTCCTGAAATTTCTTTAAAAAATGACGTAACCTTAGGAATTCTTATAGGCATGCTTTCTGCGGTACTTTACGCACTTAGAAACTTATGCCATCGAAAGTATTTTTCTCACTACTCTGGCTCCCACGCAATGGCTTACCAGACGTTAGTGATATTAATTAGCCTGTTATTTTTTGTTTCCGACGACTTTTTCACGGCCAGTAGTGAAACCTATATGTGGTTAGTGGTGCTAGGTATCTTTTTAACCGCCCTACCCCATGCCTTGATTGCGACTAGCTTAAAACATCTACGGGTTAAAACCTTTGCGTTGGTAGCCTGTATGCAGCCTTTTTATGGCGTGATTCTGGCCATTATCGTGCTTGATGAAAAACCTAACTGGCAAACTTTTCTCGGTGGAACACTGGTAATTTCTGCAGCAATCTACGAGACTGTAAACGCCCAAAAACTGCATCGCAAATAG
- the orn gene encoding oligoribonuclease: MPLNNENLVWIDLEMTGLEPETDVILEIATIVTDKNLNVLAEGPVLAIHQSNEILDNMDAWCVDVHGKSGLTDRCKASSIDEKEAVKQTIAFLQQYVPSGASPLCGNTIGQDRRFLVKYMPDLENYFHYRSIDVSTLKELIKRWKPEVLDGFHKKGTHQALDDIRESIEELVYYRQHVFNI, encoded by the coding sequence ATGCCATTAAATAACGAAAATTTAGTTTGGATAGATCTTGAAATGACCGGACTTGAACCTGAAACCGATGTCATTTTAGAAATTGCTACTATTGTCACCGACAAAAACCTCAATGTTCTAGCAGAGGGGCCGGTTTTAGCGATTCATCAAAGCAATGAGATACTCGACAACATGGATGCTTGGTGTGTTGATGTGCACGGTAAGTCGGGCTTAACAGATCGTTGCAAAGCCAGCTCAATAGATGAGAAAGAGGCAGTAAAACAAACAATTGCATTTTTACAGCAATATGTTCCCAGTGGAGCTTCCCCATTATGCGGTAACACTATCGGGCAAGATCGTCGATTTCTTGTGAAATATATGCCAGACCTAGAAAACTATTTTCATTATCGCAGTATTGATGTCAGTACATTAAAAGAGCTAATTAAACGTTGGAAGCCTGAAGTTTTGGACGGATTCCATAAAAAAGGTACTCATCAAGCCTTAGATGATATTCGAGAGTCTATCGAGGAATTAGTTTATTACCGTCAGCATGTGTTCAATATATAA
- a CDS encoding acetolactate synthase 3 large subunit, translated as MEMMSGAAMVVRALKDSGVTHVFGYPGGAVLDIYDALYAQDDVKHVLVRHEQAAAHMADGYARSTGKTGTVLVTSGPGATNTITGIATAYMDSIPMVVLSGQVPSMHIGEDAFQETDMVGCSRPIVKHSFLVKRAIDIPMAIAKAYYIANTGRPGPVVVDLPKDLVNVLESHPYEYPSDVTMRSYNPTLKGHSKQIRKTVDTLVSAKRPVLYVGGGAITSEASALITELAEKLNAPVTSTLMGLGAFSSVHEQFVGMLGMHGTLEANKTMHNADCIFALGARFDDRVTNNVEKFCPHATIIHVDIDPASISKTVAVHIPVVGSVDKVVEQVLSQLNKKDLSGQKQKLADWWNQINSWRDLKCLDYQKNDDVIKPQQVIEALYKHTNGDAYVSSDVGQHQMFAALYYPFAKPRRWINSGGLGTMGFGLPAAMGVQMANPEAVSVVVTGDGSIQMNIQELSTCLQYNLPVKIISLNNRALGMVRQWQDMIYKGRHSHSYMDSMPDFVKLAEAYGHVGIKVNHPSELDEAMEKCFALKDRLVFMDIAIDQNEHVYPMQIKYGAMDEMRLSKTERT; from the coding sequence GTGGAAATGATGTCAGGTGCAGCTATGGTAGTTCGCGCCCTTAAAGATTCTGGAGTTACGCATGTGTTCGGATACCCAGGTGGTGCCGTTCTCGACATTTATGATGCTTTGTATGCACAAGATGACGTCAAGCATGTACTCGTCCGCCACGAACAAGCCGCAGCCCATATGGCTGATGGTTATGCTCGCTCTACAGGAAAAACTGGTACTGTTTTAGTGACATCGGGACCCGGAGCAACCAATACAATTACCGGTATTGCCACTGCTTATATGGACTCAATTCCTATGGTTGTGTTGTCTGGTCAGGTGCCTTCAATGCACATAGGTGAAGATGCATTCCAAGAAACTGATATGGTGGGTTGTTCACGTCCAATCGTAAAGCATAGTTTTTTGGTTAAACGAGCAATCGATATTCCTATGGCCATCGCTAAAGCATACTACATCGCTAATACCGGCCGTCCAGGTCCTGTGGTTGTTGATTTGCCAAAAGATTTAGTGAATGTGCTTGAATCTCATCCTTATGAATATCCTTCTGATGTGACTATGCGTTCTTACAACCCAACGTTGAAAGGACACAGTAAACAGATTAGAAAAACTGTTGATACTTTAGTTAGTGCAAAAAGACCTGTGCTTTATGTTGGTGGTGGTGCAATTACCTCTGAAGCCTCTGCATTAATTACTGAGTTGGCCGAGAAACTTAATGCCCCTGTAACTTCGACGTTAATGGGCTTGGGAGCGTTCTCAAGCGTACATGAGCAGTTCGTTGGCATGTTGGGTATGCATGGTACTCTTGAAGCTAATAAAACGATGCACAACGCCGATTGTATTTTTGCCTTAGGCGCACGCTTCGATGATCGTGTGACTAACAATGTGGAAAAATTCTGTCCCCATGCAACTATTATCCACGTTGACATCGATCCCGCGTCAATTTCTAAAACCGTTGCTGTGCACATACCTGTAGTCGGTTCCGTTGATAAGGTTGTTGAGCAAGTATTAAGTCAACTTAATAAAAAAGACTTATCAGGACAGAAACAAAAGCTTGCGGATTGGTGGAATCAAATCAATTCGTGGCGTGATCTTAAGTGCTTAGATTATCAGAAAAATGATGACGTCATTAAGCCACAGCAAGTTATCGAAGCATTGTATAAACATACAAACGGTGATGCATATGTGAGTTCTGATGTTGGTCAACACCAGATGTTTGCTGCGCTTTATTATCCTTTTGCAAAACCGAGAAGATGGATCAATTCAGGTGGTCTTGGCACCATGGGCTTTGGTTTGCCTGCCGCCATGGGTGTTCAAATGGCTAATCCTGAAGCCGTTTCCGTAGTGGTAACGGGTGACGGTAGTATTCAAATGAATATCCAAGAGTTATCTACTTGCTTGCAATATAACTTGCCAGTCAAAATTATTTCATTGAATAACCGCGCGTTAGGCATGGTAAGACAATGGCAAGATATGATTTATAAAGGTCGCCATTCTCATTCGTATATGGATTCTATGCCTGATTTCGTTAAATTGGCTGAAGCTTATGGCCATGTTGGCATTAAAGTTAATCATCCATCTGAGCTTGATGAAGCAATGGAGAAGTGTTTTGCCTTAAAAGATCGCTTGGTCTTTATGGATATAGCAATAGATCAGAATGAACATGTATATCCCATGCAAATCAAATACGGTGCTATGGATGAAATGAGATTAAGTAAAACGGAGCGTACCTGA
- a CDS encoding DUF413 domain-containing protein — protein sequence MANITRDSLTKRVFSDVKNYPYGFSRSGDFSINESKALSQYGALYAALVDGVISPETEEDQHFIESAFGKVEPETVSERAWLKYQKRISRPKLGSIYGNKPSHLNDDDEDASINDDVELEVDMDS from the coding sequence ATGGCAAATATTACAAGAGATTCTTTGACAAAACGCGTTTTCAGCGATGTGAAAAATTATCCTTACGGCTTTTCACGTTCTGGAGACTTTTCGATTAATGAGAGCAAGGCGTTAAGTCAATACGGTGCCTTATATGCTGCTTTAGTAGATGGTGTTATTTCACCTGAAACCGAAGAAGATCAGCACTTTATTGAATCGGCATTTGGAAAGGTAGAACCTGAAACTGTTTCGGAGCGTGCTTGGTTAAAATACCAAAAACGCATTAGTCGACCAAAACTGGGCAGTATCTACGGCAACAAGCCTTCTCATCTGAATGACGATGACGAAGACGCGTCAATAAATGACGATGTAGAGTTAGAAGTGGATATGGATTCCTAA
- a CDS encoding DUF4442 domain-containing protein, producing MSVKSPLKQFVDKANQYPQWLSQFLMTTLFRYKVKLVGTAKIDIVETDGVSATLKLKNRRKVRNHIGTVHAAGMALLAESATGFVVGINLPADKIPLIKTMNLNYVKRCTGDITAKAWLTEEQIELMQHQPKGEITVQVVITDGADIVPLEAEMIWAWVPKK from the coding sequence ATGTCAGTTAAAAGCCCGTTAAAACAATTTGTCGATAAAGCCAATCAATACCCTCAATGGCTGAGTCAATTTCTGATGACAACTTTGTTCCGCTATAAAGTAAAGTTGGTGGGCACTGCTAAAATCGACATTGTTGAAACGGACGGGGTCTCTGCAACCTTAAAATTGAAAAATAGGCGTAAGGTTCGTAATCATATTGGCACTGTTCATGCGGCTGGTATGGCGTTGTTGGCTGAATCCGCCACCGGATTTGTGGTTGGTATCAATTTACCAGCAGATAAAATTCCGTTAATCAAAACGATGAACCTGAACTATGTCAAACGCTGTACCGGAGATATTACTGCTAAGGCGTGGCTGACTGAGGAACAAATTGAATTAATGCAACACCAGCCAAAAGGTGAAATTACAGTGCAAGTTGTGATTACTGATGGAGCAGATATTGTACCCCTTGAAGCTGAGATGATATGGGCCTGGGTGCCGAAAAAATAA
- a CDS encoding VOC family protein, with the protein MELGQFSVSLAVKDIVKSKAFYEMLGFITHEGCGSVEDKWLILQKDTTVIGLFEGMFEDNILTFNPLDVRSIEAHIRKNGYPIDSETQGESGPAHCTLKDPDGNVIMFDQHQ; encoded by the coding sequence ATGGAATTAGGACAATTTTCGGTTAGCTTGGCAGTGAAAGACATTGTTAAATCCAAAGCATTTTATGAAATGCTTGGGTTTATAACCCATGAAGGCTGTGGCAGCGTTGAAGATAAATGGCTGATATTACAAAAAGACACTACTGTTATCGGATTATTTGAAGGTATGTTTGAAGATAATATTCTTACGTTTAATCCCTTGGATGTCAGATCAATAGAAGCTCATATTCGTAAAAATGGTTATCCAATCGATTCTGAAACTCAAGGAGAGTCAGGGCCTGCCCACTGTACTTTAAAAGACCCTGACGGCAATGTAATTATGTTTGATCAACACCAATGA
- the rsgA gene encoding small ribosomal subunit biogenesis GTPase RsgA — MAKKPKLTKKQKRQVSTNRQKRLSTKESFQNDEQLADSRNGTVIGRFGKHADVQDESGEITKCYMRRTIGSVVCGDKVEFRPGKDVNEGVSGIIELVHDRTSVLTRPDFYDGVKPIAANIDQIIIVSSVLPALSLNIIDRYLVASEDVQIQPVLLLNKIEMLDEDARLAVDKELQIYRDIGYQVLLTSCKTGEGIEQLKHILSDKISVFVGQSGVGKSSIVNQLLPDADEAIGDISDNSGLGQHTTTAAKMLHFPGGGDLIDSPGVREFALWHLPVEKVTSGFIEFRDYIGGCKFRDCKHLDDPGCIIKQAALNGEISQQRYASYHKILSSMEDNRPNRAIPT, encoded by the coding sequence GTGGCAAAAAAACCAAAGTTAACAAAAAAACAAAAACGACAGGTCTCTACCAACCGTCAAAAAAGGCTTTCCACCAAAGAGTCTTTTCAAAACGATGAACAATTAGCTGATAGCCGAAATGGAACCGTTATTGGACGTTTTGGTAAACATGCTGACGTACAAGATGAATCCGGGGAGATCACCAAGTGCTACATGCGACGCACTATTGGCAGTGTGGTTTGCGGTGATAAAGTTGAATTTCGTCCCGGCAAAGATGTCAATGAAGGGGTGAGCGGCATCATTGAATTAGTCCATGACCGAACTTCCGTTCTCACTCGACCTGATTTTTATGATGGTGTTAAGCCAATTGCCGCCAACATCGACCAAATCATAATTGTGAGTTCAGTTTTACCGGCGCTTTCATTGAATATTATTGATCGTTACTTAGTTGCATCTGAAGATGTTCAGATTCAACCTGTTTTGCTGTTAAACAAAATTGAAATGCTAGATGAAGATGCACGTTTAGCCGTTGATAAAGAACTACAAATATACAGAGATATAGGTTACCAAGTGTTACTTACCAGTTGTAAAACCGGTGAAGGTATAGAACAACTTAAACACATTTTATCAGACAAAATTAGCGTATTTGTAGGTCAATCAGGAGTGGGGAAATCGAGTATCGTCAATCAATTGCTCCCTGATGCAGATGAGGCAATTGGCGACATCTCAGACAATTCAGGTTTAGGCCAACATACGACCACTGCGGCTAAAATGTTACACTTCCCAGGAGGCGGAGATCTTATTGATTCACCGGGCGTCAGGGAATTCGCTCTTTGGCATCTGCCTGTAGAAAAAGTGACCTCAGGATTCATTGAATTTAGAGATTATATTGGCGGCTGTAAATTTCGAGACTGTAAGCATTTAGATGATCCGGGTTGTATCATTAAGCAGGCAGCGTTAAATGGCGAAATATCTCAGCAACGATATGCCAGTTACCATAAGATATTATCTTCAATGGAAGACAACAGACCAAACCGCGCAATTCCAACTTAA
- the ilvN gene encoding acetolactate synthase small subunit: MRRIISVLMENEPGSLSRIVGVFSQRGYNVDSLCVAPTTDSSLSRLTIVTHGDDKVIEQITKQVNKLIDVLKVTDLTDGTHVERELMLIKVAAKTDLVRSEVNRTVDIFRAQIVDTDAKNYTIQVTGTSDKLDAFAQAMWAQTEVIESSRTGVCGLARGEKSLRV, encoded by the coding sequence ATGAGAAGAATTATCTCTGTATTGATGGAAAACGAACCAGGTTCATTGTCACGCATTGTGGGCGTGTTTTCTCAACGTGGATATAACGTTGATTCACTGTGCGTAGCACCTACTACAGACTCAAGCCTTTCGCGTTTGACCATAGTGACCCACGGTGATGACAAAGTGATTGAGCAAATTACTAAACAGGTAAACAAGTTAATAGATGTACTAAAAGTTACTGATTTAACCGATGGAACCCATGTTGAACGTGAGTTGATGCTAATTAAAGTTGCCGCGAAAACGGATTTAGTGCGCTCTGAAGTGAACCGTACTGTTGATATTTTTCGCGCTCAAATAGTGGACACAGATGCAAAAAATTACACGATTCAAGTAACTGGAACGAGTGATAAATTGGATGCGTTTGCGCAAGCCATGTGGGCTCAGACTGAAGTTATTGAGTCTTCCAGAACGGGAGTTTGTGGTTTGGCTCGCGGTGAAAAGTCACTAAGAGTATAG
- a CDS encoding DUF808 domain-containing protein, translating to MAASNLLALIDDIATILDDVAVLSKVAAKKTAGVLGDDLALNAEQVSGVKADRELPVVWAVAKGSFLNKLILVPAALAISAFLPVLITVLMVIGGLYLSFEGFEKVFHKFFHSKEELQAEHAEKIKALADPNVDLVALEKDKIKGAIRTDFILSAEIIVIVLGTVKDEVFMTQLAVVSGLALLITVGVYGLVAGIVKLDDLGLYLLRKSITGKFDTLQRTLGRGLLMFAPMLMKTLAIVGTAAMFLVGGGILVHSIPTIHHVVHEIVAWLETLFGSVSQSVAPILLEGLTGVMAGAVVMLVVTFATKLKKSS from the coding sequence ATGGCTGCTTCTAATCTACTCGCTTTAATTGATGATATTGCCACTATTCTTGATGATGTCGCTGTGCTTTCCAAAGTTGCAGCGAAAAAAACCGCCGGTGTCTTGGGGGATGATCTTGCTTTGAACGCCGAGCAAGTTTCTGGTGTAAAAGCTGATCGGGAATTACCAGTGGTGTGGGCTGTCGCTAAAGGCTCATTTTTAAATAAACTCATTTTAGTGCCCGCAGCTTTAGCAATTAGCGCATTTTTACCTGTGTTAATCACCGTTTTGATGGTTATTGGTGGCTTATATTTAAGTTTTGAAGGTTTTGAAAAGGTATTCCATAAGTTCTTCCACTCCAAAGAAGAGTTACAGGCCGAGCATGCAGAAAAGATAAAAGCTTTGGCAGATCCTAACGTTGATCTCGTTGCTTTAGAAAAAGATAAAATTAAGGGCGCAATTCGCACTGATTTTATTCTTTCTGCTGAAATAATTGTAATAGTACTGGGCACTGTAAAAGACGAAGTTTTCATGACCCAGTTGGCGGTGGTATCTGGGCTGGCGTTACTTATAACCGTGGGGGTCTATGGTCTAGTCGCTGGTATTGTGAAATTGGATGACTTGGGACTCTATCTACTGCGTAAATCGATAACCGGCAAGTTTGATACACTGCAACGCACCTTAGGTAGAGGACTATTAATGTTTGCCCCTATGCTGATGAAAACCTTAGCTATTGTTGGGACTGCTGCCATGTTTCTGGTTGGTGGTGGCATATTGGTGCATAGTATTCCAACTATTCATCATGTGGTTCATGAAATAGTCGCTTGGCTTGAAACCCTATTTGGCAGTGTTAGTCAAAGCGTTGCCCCAATTTTACTCGAAGGTTTAACCGGGGTAATGGCCGGTGCTGTAGTGATGCTTGTTGTGACCTTCGCCACTAAACTGAAAAAATCTTCCTAA
- a CDS encoding glycerophosphodiester phosphodiesterase family protein encodes MFIYAHRGASALAPENTLLALKTAISQQADGIEFDVFQHQNEFILIHDRWLHRTTNGIGNIDSLLLEQIRKLDAGEGETVPTLFEALECIGQSCQINIELKGVRDIPLLLKYVQQACITLSIPCSNILYSSFDHHLLKAIKTISPTSRIGALTANKPVDYAAFAENLGAEFVNADVTFVDKNFVYDAKRRGLKMGVYTVDQPEDLLQLQKWGVDAVFCNNPLNARLALTDSAVD; translated from the coding sequence GTGTTTATATACGCTCACCGTGGTGCCAGTGCGCTGGCACCAGAAAACACCTTACTTGCTCTTAAAACGGCAATTTCCCAGCAAGCCGATGGCATTGAATTTGATGTATTCCAACATCAAAACGAATTTATTTTAATTCATGATCGCTGGCTTCATCGCACTACCAATGGCATTGGTAATATAGATTCATTATTACTTGAGCAAATCAGAAAATTAGATGCAGGAGAAGGGGAAACAGTACCGACCCTATTTGAAGCGCTAGAATGTATCGGTCAATCCTGTCAAATCAACATTGAATTGAAGGGCGTTAGGGATATTCCTTTGCTCCTAAAATACGTTCAGCAAGCCTGTATAACCTTATCTATTCCATGCTCAAATATTTTGTATTCGTCATTTGATCATCATTTACTAAAAGCCATTAAAACGATTTCACCTACTTCAAGAATAGGCGCACTAACTGCAAATAAGCCAGTTGACTACGCTGCATTTGCTGAAAACTTAGGCGCTGAGTTTGTTAATGCTGATGTGACATTTGTAGACAAAAATTTTGTTTACGATGCGAAACGAAGAGGACTTAAAATGGGTGTTTATACCGTTGATCAGCCTGAAGACTTATTACAATTGCAAAAATGGGGAGTGGACGCAGTATTTTGCAATAATCCACTCAATGCCAGATTAGCTCTTACTGATTCGGCTGTTGACTAG
- a CDS encoding divergent polysaccharide deacetylase family protein, with the protein MALLYFPMFPLLAAEIALIIDDMGNTKRDEAAFNLPKEVAFSILPLTHLSEKFSRKAAFQKRDVMLHIPMESLAGKRLGPGALTADMSAESIRQTLMQALATVPDAIGVNNHMGSKLTQLSLPMNVTMEFLAQHHLFFVDSRTTRYSKALKIAQQNGVLSAPRNVFLDNDSRVEEIDVQFQRLLQLAKQHGHAVGIAHPYPQTVAYLQKALLSVDKLNVQLVTISELLHTQHLAVVQDVNIKSRRVSSELE; encoded by the coding sequence ATGGCTCTATTATATTTCCCAATGTTCCCCTTGTTGGCTGCGGAAATTGCGTTGATTATCGATGATATGGGAAACACTAAGCGTGACGAGGCGGCTTTCAACTTGCCTAAAGAGGTGGCATTTTCAATCTTGCCCCTTACCCATTTATCCGAAAAATTTTCCCGTAAAGCGGCATTCCAAAAACGCGACGTCATGCTGCATATTCCCATGGAGTCGCTGGCCGGAAAACGATTAGGTCCAGGAGCCTTAACCGCAGATATGTCTGCTGAATCTATCCGACAAACACTCATGCAGGCGCTGGCAACTGTGCCTGATGCTATCGGAGTGAACAATCATATGGGCAGTAAACTAACGCAACTTAGTTTACCGATGAATGTCACAATGGAATTCTTAGCTCAGCACCACCTATTTTTCGTGGATAGTAGAACAACGCGATATAGTAAAGCGCTAAAAATCGCGCAACAAAATGGTGTGTTAAGTGCACCACGCAACGTATTTTTAGATAATGATAGTCGAGTTGAAGAAATCGATGTTCAATTTCAACGATTACTTCAACTGGCCAAACAACACGGTCACGCAGTAGGGATTGCGCATCCTTACCCGCAAACTGTGGCCTATTTGCAAAAAGCTTTGCTGTCAGTCGACAAACTGAATGTACAATTAGTTACTATCAGCGAGCTATTGCATACTCAACACCTCGCAGTGGTCCAAGACGTAAATATAAAATCGCGTCGAGTATCATCTGAACTTGAATAA
- the asd gene encoding archaetidylserine decarboxylase (Phosphatidylserine decarboxylase is synthesized as a single chain precursor. Generation of the pyruvoyl active site from a Ser is coupled to cleavage of a Gly-Ser bond between the larger (beta) and smaller (alpha chains). It is an integral membrane protein.) — protein MISWFKIKLQYILPKHLLSRLVGKLAASEAGGLTTALIKLFIKQYNVDMSEAKFSEPDHYRTFNEFFTRELKEGVRPICDDPKQLAMSVDGTVSQLGDIDFDTIFQAKGHNYSLTTLLGGNPDIAAPFQGGKFATIYLSPKDYHRIHMPMDGVLTDMIYVPGELFSVNPLTTENVPGLFARNERVVCVFESEHGKFAIVLVGATIVASIETIWAGTVTPPAGKNVQHWRYPKDSENTITLAKGEEMGLFKLGSTIVACFEPEMIEFNGQSNGDTTRLGEVFATLKD, from the coding sequence TTGATCAGTTGGTTCAAAATTAAGTTACAATACATATTGCCTAAACACTTGCTATCCAGACTAGTGGGTAAGCTGGCAGCTAGTGAAGCAGGTGGATTAACCACCGCATTGATTAAGTTGTTTATTAAACAATATAACGTTGACATGTCAGAGGCTAAATTTTCAGAGCCTGACCACTACCGCACATTTAATGAATTTTTTACCCGAGAATTAAAAGAAGGTGTGCGCCCAATTTGTGATGATCCTAAGCAATTAGCGATGTCAGTAGACGGCACAGTAAGTCAATTGGGCGACATTGATTTTGATACCATTTTCCAAGCCAAAGGTCATAATTACAGTCTGACTACTCTTTTAGGTGGTAATCCAGATATTGCTGCACCTTTTCAAGGTGGAAAATTCGCTACCATTTATCTATCACCGAAAGATTACCATCGTATCCATATGCCTATGGACGGTGTACTGACGGACATGATTTATGTACCCGGAGAGCTGTTTTCAGTAAACCCTCTCACCACCGAAAACGTACCAGGACTATTTGCCCGCAATGAGCGTGTTGTATGCGTATTTGAGTCTGAGCACGGTAAGTTCGCCATTGTATTGGTAGGTGCAACTATAGTTGCCAGTATCGAAACAATTTGGGCTGGTACGGTAACTCCCCCTGCAGGGAAAAATGTTCAACATTGGCGTTATCCCAAAGATAGCGAAAATACCATTACTTTGGCCAAAGGCGAGGAAATGGGACTGTTCAAACTGGGCTCTACTATTGTTGCCTGTTTTGAACCGGAAATGATCGAGTTCAACGGTCAGTCCAACGGTGACACAACACGACTAGGTGAAGTTTTCGCCACGCTAAAAGACTAA